The window TGCGTCCATCGGTAATCGAGATACCTTGCGGCAGTGTTCCCGATTCGCCTGGAATCGAATTCGTCGAACCCGGAATCGGGTTCGCATTGCCGTTGACCGACGGCTGAATACCGGTTGACGACTCGATGAACTCAAGCAGTTCCTGCACGATGGTCGTATCGGTAACGGTGAAGGTCTTTTCGTCGAGCCTGCGTTCTCCCTTGAAGCCGGTGAAGCTGAGTTCGCCAACCTCGAAGACGTTCTCGAAGTTCAGCCCGTCACGCTTCACAACGTCGACCAGCAGCGTATTCGAGTTAATTTTGGGACCGTCCAAGTCGATCGACTTATTCCCCGTCACACTCAAGTCCGAGATCTCGGAGTCGGCCTTGGTATCGATGAAGTCTTCGCCTGGATCAAGCTCTTCCACCAGGTAAAAATTCGACGAATCGGTCGAAAGATTTCGATAGACTCGCACCTTGTCATAAGCCGGGAAACCACCTTCGGGCGGAGGAGTCGGAGGAAGCGGCAAGTTGGAAAGCTCGATTCGTCCGTTCACCACGTTCTGGGGACCGATGGCCAAAGACGGACGCGATTCTTCCTCACCAGCACGAGAAAAGGTGACCAAGTAGGTATAGTTACCATTGATCGTCTGGGCGTCGAGTTGATCGGTCGACAGCGGGGTACTGCCATCGTCGACGTAAGGCATCGCCGCAGCGGCCATCGTCAACGTATCCAACTCGTAGAAGTCTGAACCACCGGCGGCTGTTCGGTAAATTCGCACCGAATCGTAGTCACCACTGGTTGGAAGATCATCCAAAACCACCGAGTAACCATTACCATCAGCCGGACTGCCCGAGACCGTAACCGTATGGGCACTGGACGGAGCCGTCTCATTGCCGGAACCGTCAATGTACGTGTAGCGATACTGGTAGACGTCGCCACCGCTGAGCGTACCGTCGACTCCGGTACCACCAATCATCGCGGCATCTAATTGCGTAGCCGTCGGCGCGGCGGCCGTGTCGGTTACCGGCGAGCCCATCGCGGTCGAACTGACCAGGAAGTAGTTTGCACCGCCATCGTTACTGCGGTACATATTCAGCTGCGAGTGCGAACTCGACTGGGGCGGATCAGTGAACGTAACCGTGTTATCGTTTGCCGAGGCATTGCCGTCGGCCAGAGTCACGGCGTAATCCCCCGAGGCGAGCGTTTCACCCGAAAGACCTGCGTTGGAATAGGTGAAGCGATAGTTGAACGTACCATCGGGAACCGAACCGCCGGCCCCTTCGGTTTGTGCATCGGTCGTGGTCGCAATGCCGGGCGTGATGGCCGATGCGGCGGTGATATCCGTGATCGTCGGCTGGGTCGAGACGCCCACGCTGGAACTCGAAGTATCCGGACGAGGCACGTTAGAGTTACCCAGGATCGCACTCTCAATCACCTGACCTTGCGTTGCCAGATCGCCAGTCGCGGTGAGCGTACCTTCCAGGTAAACGTTTTCGGTTGCCTTGGCGACACTCTTGGCCCCCAGAGGGATCGTAAGCGGAACGAGTTGCGTTCGTTGAATCTGGAAGCTTTCGTCGATACCAAAGCCGAGCACGCGTTGACCGGTAATCGTCACGAGTTCGTTTTGCGAATTCGTTTTGAAAATACCGTTGCGGGTATACAACGTTTCGCCGGCGCCCCCTTCCACAATAAAGAAGCCGTCCCCTTGAATGGCCAGGTCGGAAGGGCTGTTACTAACTTCAATCGTACCTTGGGTGAAGTTCGGCGTGATCTCCGCGACCTTCGTACCAAGTCCCGTTTGACGAGGATTGGTACCACCATTGGAATCGGTCGGCTTGGAGCCGAGACTTTGCGTCTGCAGAAACTGAGTCGCAAAGGTCGCCTCGGATGCTTTAAAACCGACCGTTTGGGCATTGGCCAGGTTATTTCCGGTGACGTCGATTTGTGTTTCGGCCGCCGTCATCCCGGTCAATGCAGTCGAGAGTGCAGATGCTAGACCCATGATTATGCTCCTTGCAATTTAGGAAACGTCTCCAAGTCCTTGGAGAGCGTGGTTGTTTTAGGTGGTCGTTTCTTCGGTTTCGTCAACCGTATCGCCTGAATCGTCGGTACCCTCTGTGCCATCGCCTGTCTCGTCACCAGAGTCGGTATCGTCCGTGCCGTCGGTACCGTCGGTCGGAGGAGTCTGAACTTGTGCCGGCAGGATCGTGAAGATGTCATCCATTTTTACATCCACCGTCTGATCGCCCGTGTTGACCTTCAATGTCATGTCACGGGTTCCATCGTCATTGGGGGCCAACTGGACGCTCTGTACCACGCCAAACAGAACGTATCCGTCGTCGGTCAGGGCCTGGACCTGCTTGCCAATCAGGCCACTAGCGGTCGAAATTCCTTGACTCTGCTGCATCGAGTCCAACGATTCGCGAAGTTGATCGGTCGCCCCGATCTCGCGAATCTGGCTGATCTGTTGCAGCATCTCTGAGTTTTCCATTGGATCGAGGGGATCTTGGTTCTGCATTTCGGCAATCATCAATTGCAGAAAATGATCCATGGTCAACTCACGCAAATCC is drawn from Bremerella alba and contains these coding sequences:
- a CDS encoding flagellar hook-basal body complex protein, which codes for MGLASALSTALTGMTAAETQIDVTGNNLANAQTVGFKASEATFATQFLQTQSLGSKPTDSNGGTNPRQTGLGTKVAEITPNFTQGTIEVSNSPSDLAIQGDGFFIVEGGAGETLYTRNGIFKTNSQNELVTITGQRVLGFGIDESFQIQRTQLVPLTIPLGAKSVAKATENVYLEGTLTATGDLATQGQVIESAILGNSNVPRPDTSSSSVGVSTQPTITDITAASAITPGIATTTDAQTEGAGGSVPDGTFNYRFTYSNAGLSGETLASGDYAVTLADGNASANDNTVTFTDPPQSSSHSQLNMYRSNDGGANYFLVSSTAMGSPVTDTAAAPTATQLDAAMIGGTGVDGTLSGGDVYQYRYTYIDGSGNETAPSSAHTVTVSGSPADGNGYSVVLDDLPTSGDYDSVRIYRTAAGGSDFYELDTLTMAAAAMPYVDDGSTPLSTDQLDAQTINGNYTYLVTFSRAGEEESRPSLAIGPQNVVNGRIELSNLPLPPTPPPEGGFPAYDKVRVYRNLSTDSSNFYLVEELDPGEDFIDTKADSEISDLSVTGNKSIDLDGPKINSNTLLVDVVKRDGLNFENVFEVGELSFTGFKGERRLDEKTFTVTDTTIVQELLEFIESSTGIQPSVNGNANPIPGSTNSIPGESGTLPQGISITDGRIRVVSNNGVDNGVDIKLSSFTLDNNSGVLQNPNLNFGTVQEAVGQSAVSDFVVYDTLGIPVNVRVTATLESRDGTNTVYRWYADSPDNDAAMDTGDIGEAEIAVGTGLIYFDGDGNFVGTDNNTVTIQRRDIPSQSPLEFDLDFTQLSGLAASEPTLNASRQDGSGTGTLNSFIIGEDGVIRGVFSNGVDRDLGMLQLARFGNPTGLEQRGENLFATGVNSGLPVTGDPGADGLGDVIAGAVELSNTDIGGNLIDLILASTQYRGSSRVITTAQQLFDELLNLR
- a CDS encoding flagellar hook assembly protein FlgD, yielding MSRIDSSTSTNSSSSTASQPTDLRELTMDHFLQLMIAEMQNQDPLDPMENSEMLQQISQIREIGATDQLRESLDSMQQSQGISTASGLIGKQVQALTDDGYVLFGVVQSVQLAPNDDGTRDMTLKVNTGDQTVDVKMDDIFTILPAQVQTPPTDGTDGTDDTDSGDETGDGTEGTDDSGDTVDETEETTT